The sequence CGGCGTCATCGACCGGAATACGGCCGAACATTGGCGGGAGAATTACGACCTTCGGTACATTCTCGAACGCGACTGGAAAGCCCTCGGTCCGAAACTTCAGGGAAAAATCCACATCTATTGCGGCGACATGGACAACTATTACCTGAACAACGCCGTCTACCTGATGGAGGAATTCCTGGAAAGCACGACCGATCCCCACTACTCGGGCGAAGTCGATTACGGCGATCGGGCCGAACACTGCTGGAACGGCGTCCACGAGCTTCCCAATCATCTCTCGCGCCTGCGCTACCACCAGATCCACATCCCGAAGATCATGGAGCGCATCCGGAAGTCGGCTCCGTCCGGCGCCGACCTCAAGAGCTGGCGCCACTAGGGAGACGCTAGCGCGGGTCGCGGAATCGAAAATTCACGGCGAGCCGGGCTTCCATGACGGCCGGGCTTCCATCCCGCCTTCCGGGTTGAAAGACGGCTTTGAATGCGGCTTCGCGGGCCGCCTCGTCGAAACCGAATCCGGCCGGAGAGCCGACGATATCAGTCTGGAGAACACGGCCGTTTTCGTCGACCAGGAGTTTCAACTCCACGGTCGCTTCGCGTCTGAAAAGACGGGCGGCCTGCGGATAAGGAGGAGGCTCGAAACCGAGAAGGACGGGTCGGATTTCCGCCGCCTCCGAAGGCTCGGGATCGATCGGGGCCACGCCGTCCGTTTCCATGGCCTTCTCATCGGCAAGGCTTGTCATCGACACGTCCTCGATGGATTCCTCCCCGCTTTCCGGAGGCGGACCGGACTCCCGCTCGAGGGCCAGTTCGCGTTCGAGCTCGTCCAGGCGCACTTTGAGACGGCCAACGAGGTTCGCATCGACGGGCGGTGCGATCGACCCGGGATCGGCGGATTCGCTCCGATCCTCGCGGGAGGCCAACTCCGCCCGAAGCCTTTCGATCTCGGCCAGGAGGACGTTTTCTCTTTCGAGAACCAGGGCTCGGGCGGCCCGAGTCCCGGCGGACATCGGACCGGCCGAAAAACCCGAAATCCGCACCCAGCCCGCCACATAGGCACCGATAATAAAAACAACAACGGTCGCTCCGGCGGCCGCGGCCAGAAAACGCCGAAGTTTTTTCCGGCGCAGAGCGGGGCTTTGGGGATATCGGTATTTTTTTTCCTCATAGAGCCGGTTGTCGGCTTTCTGAAGAATATCGGTTCCGGAAAGGCCGTCGTCGGGATATGCGGCCACACCGATGCTGAAAGACAGGGCCGGGCTGTCTTTCCCGAACCCGGCCGCAGGTCCGAATTCATAGGCTTCAAGTTCCGTCCGCGCCCTTTTTCCGAGACTTTCGGCTTCGGCCGCGGCCGCCCCTGGAAGAACCACGACAAACTCGTCACCGCCGTACCGGACGACGATGTCGCTCGTCCGAAATGTTTTTTTGAGAATGGCGGAGACATCGCACAAAACGGCGTCCCCGGCCAGATGTCCGTGGCGGTCATTGACGGCTTTGAACCCGTCAAGGTCCAGCATCAAGAGGGATAAAAAGCCGTTCTTGCGGGCCAGATCATCCCAGAAATTGCGAAAGAGATGCATAAGAAGCCGCCGATTGAACAGACCCGTGAGGTCGTCCTTGAAGGCCATGTTGCGATCGGCCTCTTCCAAAAATGCCGGCGGCTTGCGGTTTTCCATGTCTATCAATCAATATCATACGGAATTCTTTCTTCTCTGTTAAGATATCACGTTTTTCCCCCGATGTCATTTCGCACGGCCGCCCGGTGTCGCTTTCACCGGGGAAGCAGATTCGCGGGGAACAGCCGCAATCGCCAGACCGAGATTCAAACCCAGCCACGACGGCCCGAGAAGACTCTCGACCGACCGGATTTCAAAACGACGGGATAATCGGCGGATAAAACCCCTGTCATCGAATCCCTTGTGCTCGTCGCGGACGACGAGATCCGGACGTCCACGAAGGGAATTCCAGAACTCCGCCGACGTATGCTTTTTCAAATCCCTGTTTATCAGCCGGACCGATGTCGCAATCAGAAACTGAAAACCCCTTTCCACGGGTATCGTGACAAACAGTTCCCTGCCGACAACTTGGGCGAGCCGGGCGATATAGTCCTCGACAAGATCCGGCCGGATGTGCTCGAAGGTCTCCATGGCGATGCCGAAATCGAAGCGTTCGTCGGGGATGTC comes from Acidobacteriota bacterium and encodes:
- a CDS encoding TonB family protein, which encodes MENRKPPAFLEEADRNMAFKDDLTGLFNRRLLMHLFRNFWDDLARKNGFLSLLMLDLDGFKAVNDRHGHLAGDAVLCDVSAILKKTFRTSDIVVRYGGDEFVVVLPGAAAAEAESLGKRARTELEAYEFGPAAGFGKDSPALSFSIGVAAYPDDGLSGTDILQKADNRLYEEKKYRYPQSPALRRKKLRRFLAAAAGATVVVFIIGAYVAGWVRISGFSAGPMSAGTRAARALVLERENVLLAEIERLRAELASREDRSESADPGSIAPPVDANLVGRLKVRLDELERELALERESGPPPESGEESIEDVSMTSLADEKAMETDGVAPIDPEPSEAAEIRPVLLGFEPPPYPQAARLFRREATVELKLLVDENGRVLQTDIVGSPAGFGFDEAAREAAFKAVFQPGRRDGSPAVMEARLAVNFRFRDPR